The Conexivisphaera calida genome includes a region encoding these proteins:
- a CDS encoding NifB/NifX family molybdenum-iron cluster-binding protein — MHRIAVGTEGEGGLDDVVSHRFGRAPKITIVDVDDDGKVVNVRVLDNPGASASGGAVVKAIQVLVNEGADAVVGPAFGPNAQAILEEMKVVNLTVPEGTKVREAVEAAVRELRSRS, encoded by the coding sequence ATGCACAGGATAGCCGTGGGAACTGAGGGCGAAGGCGGCCTGGACGACGTGGTCTCGCACAGGTTCGGGCGTGCGCCGAAGATAACCATAGTCGACGTCGACGACGACGGGAAGGTGGTCAACGTGCGCGTGCTCGACAACCCGGGCGCCAGCGCGTCGGGGGGAGCCGTCGTCAAGGCGATCCAGGTCCTGGTGAACGAGGGCGCCGACGCTGTCGTGGGACCGGCGTTCGGCCCCAACGCACAGGCCATACTCGAGGAGATGAAGGTGGTGAATCTGACAGTTCCGGAGGGGACGAAGGTCAGGGAGGCCGTCGAGGCCGCGGTCAGGGAGCTCCGCTCCCGCTCGTAG
- a CDS encoding DUF973 family protein has product MKFTHPNEVVSSGARALMWSMIAGIVGGIVEMIAIIAVGASAYLSIGPGALYSGGTGIPPGMTSMIYSMLAVSLGVGIATGVATIALQWIGWSRLRDADRFRYGVGRTGLILLIVGFVLVVVADVVILAFVAPALISYINSIGSSVAPTYPPSYGALGSIGNVAGLLAAAGIAVVGAVLALVGEVMIWIGLWRLDEDYGTGLVRASIILEILAVVVALMSSISALVVFAAMAMAFVSYILIIVGLHGISVRAREMAARGAPSPPASPAPSTPPPPAPA; this is encoded by the coding sequence ATGAAGTTCACTCATCCGAACGAGGTTGTGTCGAGCGGCGCCAGGGCGCTCATGTGGTCCATGATAGCCGGCATCGTGGGCGGCATCGTCGAGATGATCGCCATCATCGCGGTCGGCGCCAGCGCCTACCTGTCCATAGGTCCGGGCGCGCTGTACTCCGGGGGCACCGGGATTCCGCCCGGGATGACGTCGATGATCTACTCCATGCTGGCGGTCTCCCTGGGCGTGGGAATAGCGACCGGCGTGGCGACCATAGCGCTCCAATGGATCGGGTGGTCCAGGCTGAGGGACGCGGATCGCTTCAGGTACGGCGTCGGGAGGACGGGCCTGATACTCCTGATAGTCGGGTTCGTGCTCGTGGTCGTCGCGGACGTCGTGATACTGGCGTTCGTCGCCCCCGCGCTCATCTCGTACATCAACTCGATCGGCAGCTCCGTCGCCCCCACATATCCACCGTCCTACGGGGCCCTCGGATCCATCGGCAACGTGGCGGGGCTGCTCGCCGCCGCCGGGATCGCTGTGGTGGGCGCGGTACTCGCGCTCGTCGGCGAGGTCATGATCTGGATAGGGCTCTGGAGGCTCGACGAGGACTACGGCACCGGGCTCGTCAGGGCGTCGATAATACTGGAGATACTCGCAGTGGTGGTGGCGCTCATGTCCTCGATATCCGCGCTCGTCGTGTTCGCGGCCATGGCGATGGCCTTCGTGTCGTACATACTGATCATAGTCGGGCTCCACGGGATATCCGTGAGGGCCCGCGAGATGGCGGCGCGGGGAGCTCCCTCTCCCCCCGCATCCCCAGCGCCCTCCACGCCTCCACCCCCGGCGCCCGCGTGA
- a CDS encoding molybdopterin-containing oxidoreductase family protein has protein sequence MDVVAAEAGGKSKGRGEFAYTFCDACNQIPFCGLKVVVSGGRAVGVEGWEDFPSGPPCAKAYATLQEEYHPDRLLHPIMRTNPRGSGDPGWVRISWEEALDTVARRLREVAERYGPESVLFYVGDPKEPRLAVSRLASAFGSPNFGTESSTCSRAASLASQLLLGLRAWGTPPSERTHGVVLWAVNTAWTGTQSLRRLMAAKDRGTKFLVVDPRRTPTSERLADLHLRPRPGTDGALALGIMNQLISRGHYDREFVDRWVHGFDALREYASRFTPEEVERITWVPSGEVEEAAELLWGSRPETIFLGYSTLTHTTNGVQNVRAILSMMAILGNIDVPGGVVIPTRPLVPYLAMTDYPLRTPEDVAATGVDFALMSRKIELRDRRADVDKVPVWAELVPEQIQVNFLPEYVRDGRIRAALLFGANATMWPQYREYQEALDALEFSAAVDYFYRPWTHDHVDIVLPAATMYEREEPFAVFPAQGGWKVYRRQRVLEPRGEARSDWWIAFQIAVRLGLGDQFWNGDTRAAMDWILRRAAGVGYEEIPVPDGRLVPTGPEEFRKYERGLLRRDGRPGFPTPTGMVEVWSTVLERHGFDPLPAYVEPEESPASRPDLASRYPLILITGSRSPVYTHSKFRELSWLRDAEPEPLARISPEDARARGISDGDAVVVETPHGSVRMRARITHMMPKGVVDVPHGWAAVEGANANDATPRRFDPISGYPAFKALLCEVRRA, from the coding sequence GTGGACGTGGTGGCGGCTGAGGCTGGGGGGAAATCGAAGGGGAGGGGCGAGTTCGCGTACACCTTCTGCGACGCGTGTAACCAGATACCCTTCTGCGGCCTGAAGGTCGTGGTGTCGGGGGGGCGCGCCGTCGGCGTGGAGGGATGGGAGGACTTCCCCAGCGGCCCGCCGTGCGCCAAGGCATACGCCACACTTCAGGAGGAGTATCACCCGGACAGGCTCCTTCATCCGATCATGAGGACGAATCCCAGGGGCTCGGGGGACCCGGGGTGGGTCCGCATCTCGTGGGAGGAGGCCCTCGACACCGTAGCGAGGAGGCTGAGGGAGGTCGCAGAGAGGTACGGACCTGAGTCGGTGCTCTTCTACGTGGGGGATCCGAAGGAGCCCAGGCTGGCGGTGTCGAGGCTCGCGTCCGCGTTCGGCTCCCCGAACTTCGGAACCGAGAGCTCCACGTGTTCCAGGGCCGCGTCGCTCGCCTCGCAGCTCCTCCTGGGGCTCAGGGCTTGGGGGACCCCTCCATCGGAGCGCACCCACGGAGTAGTCCTCTGGGCCGTGAACACCGCGTGGACGGGCACCCAGTCCCTGCGCAGGCTGATGGCGGCGAAGGACAGGGGGACCAAGTTCCTGGTGGTGGATCCCAGGAGGACGCCCACCTCTGAGAGGCTGGCGGACCTTCACCTGAGGCCCAGGCCGGGGACGGACGGCGCGCTCGCCCTCGGAATCATGAACCAGCTGATCTCGAGGGGACACTACGATCGCGAGTTCGTCGATAGGTGGGTTCACGGGTTCGACGCGCTCCGCGAGTACGCCTCGAGGTTCACCCCGGAGGAGGTGGAGAGGATCACCTGGGTGCCATCTGGGGAGGTGGAGGAGGCGGCGGAGCTCCTCTGGGGAAGCCGTCCCGAGACCATATTCCTGGGGTACTCGACGCTCACGCACACGACGAACGGGGTCCAGAATGTCCGCGCGATACTTTCCATGATGGCGATCCTGGGGAACATAGATGTGCCCGGGGGAGTCGTGATACCGACTCGGCCGCTGGTGCCGTATCTGGCCATGACCGACTACCCGCTCCGCACGCCCGAGGACGTAGCGGCCACCGGCGTAGACTTCGCGCTCATGTCGAGGAAGATCGAGCTCAGGGACAGGAGGGCCGACGTCGATAAGGTGCCGGTGTGGGCCGAGCTGGTGCCGGAGCAGATACAGGTCAACTTCCTCCCCGAGTACGTGAGGGATGGAAGGATAAGGGCGGCGCTCCTCTTCGGCGCCAACGCCACCATGTGGCCCCAGTACAGGGAGTACCAGGAGGCGCTCGATGCGCTGGAGTTCTCCGCCGCAGTGGACTACTTCTACAGGCCGTGGACCCACGACCACGTGGACATCGTGCTGCCCGCCGCCACCATGTACGAGAGGGAGGAGCCCTTCGCGGTGTTCCCCGCGCAGGGCGGGTGGAAGGTGTACAGGAGGCAGCGCGTCCTCGAGCCGAGGGGTGAGGCCAGATCTGACTGGTGGATAGCGTTCCAGATAGCAGTGAGGCTCGGCCTCGGGGACCAGTTCTGGAACGGGGACACGAGGGCGGCTATGGACTGGATCCTGAGGAGGGCAGCGGGCGTTGGATACGAGGAGATACCGGTGCCGGATGGCAGGCTCGTGCCCACGGGCCCCGAGGAGTTCAGGAAGTACGAGAGGGGGCTGCTCAGGAGGGACGGGAGGCCCGGGTTCCCAACTCCGACGGGGATGGTGGAGGTCTGGTCCACCGTGCTGGAGAGGCACGGGTTCGATCCCCTACCCGCCTACGTGGAGCCGGAGGAGTCCCCGGCGTCGAGGCCAGACCTCGCCTCCAGATACCCGCTGATACTGATCACCGGATCGAGATCACCGGTCTACACGCACAGCAAGTTCAGGGAGCTCTCTTGGTTGAGGGACGCGGAGCCGGAGCCACTCGCCAGGATCAGCCCGGAGGACGCACGCGCGAGGGGGATATCCGACGGTGACGCGGTGGTCGTGGAGACCCCCCACGGATCCGTGAGGATGAGGGCGAGGATCACGCACATGATGCCGAAGGGGGTGGTCGATGTGCCGCACGGGTGGGCGGCGGTCGAGGGCGCGAACGCGAACGACGCGACGCCCAGGCGGTTCGATCCCATATCCGGGTACCCGGCGTTCAAGGCCCTGCTGTGCGAGGTGAGGAGGGCATGA
- a CDS encoding acyl-CoA dehydrogenase family protein gives MDFALSQEEEIFRRNLREFLGRSLRPRVGEIEERGIPRDFVLGASSVGLWAMPVSEEVGGQGASWLETAVAAEEVGRADFTLATAVMFLLEASWGYVLDSRGSDELRGAVLPKVTSGEWFLGVASTEPQGGSDVAAIRTSARRDGDHYSVTGQKMYISGGMEARSWGGGHLLLAKTDASAGHRGISMFYLPASSPGLSMGPIRNMGRSGISTVSMYLDDVAIPAGNLVGRENEGFYYAMDGFNRARVLVSAACLGAADAVLEIGLDHLRNREAFGHRLRDFQSLSFEAADLSTRLEMAKLLTYEAAWAVDRAAEDRSIADRAITLAAMAKLTGPQVAHDVMKSVIMWMGALGYSRDALVEAGFRGAMSYVAGAEGALNVMRLIISRRILG, from the coding sequence GTGGACTTCGCCCTTTCCCAGGAGGAGGAGATATTCAGGAGGAACCTCAGGGAGTTCCTCGGGAGGTCGCTGAGGCCCCGCGTCGGCGAGATAGAGGAGCGCGGCATACCCAGGGACTTCGTCCTCGGCGCGTCCAGCGTCGGGCTCTGGGCGATGCCGGTGTCAGAGGAGGTCGGAGGCCAGGGCGCATCCTGGCTCGAGACGGCGGTGGCGGCGGAGGAGGTCGGCAGGGCCGACTTCACGCTTGCGACCGCCGTCATGTTCCTCCTCGAGGCCAGCTGGGGATACGTCCTCGACTCCCGCGGATCGGACGAGCTGAGGGGGGCCGTGCTCCCAAAGGTGACCTCGGGGGAGTGGTTCCTCGGCGTGGCGTCCACGGAGCCGCAGGGCGGGAGCGACGTGGCCGCCATCAGGACGTCCGCCAGGAGGGACGGCGACCACTACTCAGTCACGGGCCAGAAGATGTACATCAGCGGCGGAATGGAGGCCCGCAGCTGGGGCGGGGGACACCTGCTGCTCGCGAAGACGGACGCGTCGGCCGGCCACCGCGGCATATCCATGTTCTACCTCCCGGCCTCCTCCCCCGGTCTATCCATGGGCCCCATCAGGAACATGGGGAGGTCCGGCATCTCCACGGTCTCCATGTATCTGGACGACGTCGCCATCCCCGCGGGGAACCTGGTCGGGCGTGAGAACGAGGGCTTCTATTACGCGATGGATGGCTTCAACCGCGCGAGGGTGCTGGTGTCCGCGGCATGTCTCGGTGCCGCCGACGCCGTGCTCGAGATAGGCCTCGATCACCTCAGGAACAGGGAGGCCTTCGGCCACAGGCTCAGGGACTTCCAGTCCCTCTCGTTCGAGGCCGCGGACCTCAGCACCAGGCTCGAGATGGCGAAGCTCCTGACCTACGAGGCCGCGTGGGCCGTGGACAGGGCCGCGGAGGACCGCTCGATCGCGGACAGGGCGATAACCCTGGCAGCCATGGCGAAGCTCACCGGGCCCCAGGTGGCGCACGACGTGATGAAGTCCGTCATAATGTGGATGGGGGCCCTCGGGTACTCCAGGGACGCGCTCGTGGAGGCGGGCTTCCGCGGCGCCATGAGCTACGTGGCGGGCGCGGAGGGAGCGCTCAACGTCATGAGGCTGATAATATCCAGGAGGATCCTGGGATAG
- a CDS encoding dihydroneopterin aldolase yields MRSSVFVRDLRIPCRIGVSEEERTRRTELVVDVELGVDVERAAASDSIEDAVDYRRVRDVLLGVAASREFRLVESFAVEGARALASIDGVTSLRIRVEKPGVPAGAAGAGVEIEMDVHGRGGGSADEEARW; encoded by the coding sequence TTGCGCTCCAGCGTCTTCGTGAGGGATCTGAGGATACCCTGCAGGATAGGGGTCTCGGAGGAGGAGAGGACCAGGAGGACGGAGCTGGTGGTGGACGTCGAGCTGGGCGTGGACGTCGAGCGCGCGGCCGCGAGCGACAGCATAGAGGACGCGGTGGACTACAGGAGGGTGAGGGACGTCCTCCTGGGCGTCGCGGCGTCGCGCGAGTTCAGGCTGGTGGAATCGTTCGCGGTGGAGGGCGCGAGGGCGCTCGCGTCGATCGACGGAGTGACGTCGCTGAGGATCAGGGTGGAGAAGCCGGGGGTCCCCGCGGGCGCCGCGGGCGCCGGCGTCGAGATCGAGATGGACGTCCACGGAAGGGGCGGCGGCAGCGCGGATGAAGAGGCGCGATGGTGA
- a CDS encoding heme-binding protein, translated as MDPWDCRAELVRATFQKESVSEELALEMLEAAIGKARELGKAFAIAVVDESGVLKSFIRMDGAPLISVQVAIDKAYTAAGYGLPTHRWYELLMEDRPLAMGAHAINRLIVFGGGYPISVGGRIVGGVGVSGGNAEEDMKVAEAALEVLDKSDTSRGDRERAQEHT; from the coding sequence ATGGATCCGTGGGATTGTAGAGCTGAATTGGTGAGGGCGACGTTCCAGAAGGAGAGCGTCTCGGAGGAGCTCGCGCTCGAGATGCTCGAGGCGGCGATCGGGAAGGCGAGGGAGCTGGGGAAGGCGTTCGCGATAGCCGTGGTGGACGAGAGCGGAGTCCTGAAGTCGTTCATCAGGATGGACGGCGCACCCCTCATCAGCGTTCAGGTGGCGATCGACAAGGCGTACACCGCGGCCGGCTACGGGCTGCCCACTCACAGGTGGTACGAGCTCCTGATGGAGGACAGGCCGCTGGCCATGGGCGCGCACGCGATCAACAGGCTGATAGTGTTCGGGGGTGGATACCCGATCTCGGTGGGCGGGAGAATCGTGGGCGGCGTGGGCGTGAGCGGGGGGAACGCGGAGGAGGACATGAAGGTGGCCGAGGCCGCCCTGGAGGTTCTGGACAAATCGGACACGTCCCGAGGGGACCGCGAGCGGGCCCAGGAACACACTTAA
- a CDS encoding FAD binding domain-containing protein, with product MLYPDRFEYARPRNLGSALELISKVRNHLVIAGGTVGVLMLKRRALRPEIVVDVARIPELGGISLGGSGASSIGATTRISELERAAASSASPSSSLLSAAARAVGDVALRSMGTVGGNVSLGDPSNDLPPALMVLDAVAVIAGPGGVRRQPLRSLYRGPLSTAIGPDELLLRVEFREAPARSSWYYGKRTIRSLDHSVASAAALGSVVDGSPVDLRMALGGRAFAAPRALDLEDLRGTRPPAFVDEVVARAKSACSCTSDAYGTAAYKSAVVESLVEDALSTLGVRAR from the coding sequence ATGCTGTACCCCGACAGGTTCGAGTACGCGCGTCCCAGGAACCTGGGGAGCGCCCTCGAGCTCATCTCGAAGGTCAGGAACCACCTCGTGATAGCCGGCGGCACCGTCGGCGTCCTCATGCTGAAGAGGAGGGCGCTCCGGCCCGAGATAGTGGTGGACGTCGCGCGCATCCCCGAGCTGGGCGGAATCTCCCTCGGTGGATCCGGCGCCTCGTCGATAGGTGCCACCACGCGCATCTCCGAGCTGGAGCGCGCGGCCGCGTCCTCCGCGTCGCCATCGTCCTCGCTCCTCTCGGCGGCCGCCCGCGCCGTGGGCGACGTGGCGCTGAGATCGATGGGCACGGTCGGAGGGAACGTCTCCCTCGGGGATCCCAGCAACGACCTCCCTCCCGCGCTCATGGTCCTGGACGCGGTGGCGGTGATCGCTGGCCCCGGCGGCGTCAGGCGCCAGCCCCTCAGGTCCCTTTACAGGGGGCCGCTCAGCACGGCGATTGGCCCGGACGAACTTCTCCTGCGCGTGGAGTTCCGCGAGGCCCCCGCGCGCAGCTCCTGGTACTACGGGAAGCGCACCATCAGGAGCCTCGATCACTCCGTGGCGAGCGCCGCGGCGCTCGGATCCGTGGTGGATGGATCTCCCGTGGACCTCAGGATGGCGCTCGGCGGTCGCGCGTTCGCCGCGCCCCGTGCCCTGGATCTTGAGGACCTGAGGGGGACACGCCCTCCGGCGTTCGTCGACGAGGTCGTGGCCAGGGCGAAGTCCGCCTGCAGCTGCACCTCCGACGCCTACGGGACGGCCGCCTACAAATCAGCGGTGGTGGAGTCGCTCGTCGAGGATGCCTTGTCGACGCTGGGGGTGAGGGCGCGATGA
- a CDS encoding (2Fe-2S)-binding protein, producing MMVRIRINGQPYEADVEPRMLLVDFIRDVAGMKGTHVGCGTGDCGACTVLMDGRPVKSCLVLAAQADGSEVVTVEGLGDDGVAGKVRSALSRSLQCGYCAPGMAVTATWYLENGGSPTEEGLRSALSGVICRCTGYKPVIEALMEEMKG from the coding sequence ATGATGGTCCGCATCAGGATCAACGGACAGCCCTACGAGGCCGACGTGGAGCCCAGGATGCTCCTCGTCGACTTCATAAGGGACGTGGCTGGAATGAAGGGCACCCACGTGGGATGCGGGACCGGGGACTGCGGCGCCTGCACTGTGCTCATGGACGGCCGTCCCGTCAAATCCTGCCTGGTGCTCGCGGCGCAGGCCGATGGATCCGAGGTCGTGACGGTCGAGGGGCTGGGGGACGATGGAGTGGCCGGGAAGGTCAGGTCCGCGCTCTCCAGATCACTCCAGTGCGGCTACTGCGCCCCCGGGATGGCGGTGACCGCCACGTGGTACCTGGAGAACGGGGGGAGCCCGACGGAGGAGGGACTCAGGTCAGCGCTCTCGGGGGTCATATGCAGGTGCACCGGGTACAAGCCAGTAATAGAGGCGCTGATGGAGGAGATGAAGGGGTGA
- a CDS encoding xanthine dehydrogenase family protein molybdopterin-binding subunit — MGAGAGMSSGSVADELREWRQELECGERAPRASRGLLRYVADLNPPGLLHMEVVRSPVARGRILHVSGGITSRELRAYISPPNSRVRQPVLAEDYVSYYGQPLAVVYSGDPYEARDLADSVEVELEPEDPVVTIDQALSSPPIHPGMEDNVASRFEAGGPVERGEVVVEDVLEMERVVPNPMEPRGVLAWYTGGVLNVWASTQSAYSWRSGISAALGMPEDSVRVHEVPTGGAFGVKSAVYPEYVAASYISMRTGRPVSWIESREEHIAAARPGRGARARMRIHASRGGAVTGLEAELVVDVGAYADLLSMRSPQWIATQITGPYAIGSARATGLAVHTNKAPLGPYRGAGRPEAAFFIERMMDELADELGIDSVELRLMNLPRGRFTSPLGLTVDPSREFFEEGLRRMGLRDPAARGRNVGVSFTILIPAVYGGEGARISVGGGEARVWLGGSDQGQRHIELARGVLREVLGIPGDRVRLMCSDTVELPEGTGTWGSRSAIAAGNALWRAAQMIREAAARDGRRTPEEILDGSYDVELMEDIDLDPSMISFLLTAAEAELVGGVEPRVRRVAAYYDVGAAISEDSIRGQITGGLAQATSEVLFEALMYDGRGIPLAETMSSVGVPHSVDLPDFEVHIASSGRSTAPHGAKGVGEAGTVGGPPAISRAIELALGRRVSSLPVFGRLL; from the coding sequence ATGGGCGCAGGCGCGGGGATGTCCAGCGGGAGCGTCGCGGACGAGCTCAGGGAGTGGCGCCAGGAGCTGGAGTGCGGGGAGAGGGCTCCGCGGGCGTCGCGCGGCCTCCTCAGGTACGTCGCGGACCTGAATCCCCCTGGCCTCCTCCACATGGAGGTCGTCAGGAGCCCGGTCGCGCGCGGGAGGATCCTGCACGTCTCGGGCGGCATAACGTCGAGGGAGCTGAGGGCGTACATCTCGCCGCCGAACAGCAGGGTGAGGCAGCCCGTCCTCGCCGAGGACTACGTCAGCTACTACGGCCAGCCGCTGGCGGTCGTCTACAGCGGCGACCCGTACGAGGCGAGGGACCTCGCGGACTCAGTCGAGGTGGAGCTGGAGCCCGAGGATCCCGTGGTCACCATAGATCAGGCGCTCTCGTCCCCTCCCATACACCCCGGCATGGAGGACAACGTCGCGTCGAGGTTCGAGGCCGGGGGACCCGTGGAGCGTGGCGAGGTCGTGGTCGAGGACGTGCTCGAGATGGAGCGCGTGGTCCCGAACCCGATGGAGCCCCGCGGCGTGCTGGCATGGTACACGGGCGGCGTCCTGAACGTGTGGGCATCTACCCAGTCCGCGTACTCCTGGAGGTCCGGGATCTCGGCGGCCCTGGGGATGCCGGAGGACTCGGTGAGGGTGCACGAGGTCCCCACCGGGGGAGCGTTCGGCGTCAAGAGCGCCGTGTACCCGGAGTACGTCGCGGCCTCCTACATCTCGATGAGGACCGGGAGGCCCGTCTCGTGGATCGAGTCGAGGGAGGAGCACATAGCGGCGGCCAGGCCGGGCAGGGGCGCCAGGGCCAGGATGAGGATCCACGCGTCGAGGGGCGGCGCCGTCACGGGCCTCGAGGCGGAGCTGGTGGTGGACGTCGGCGCCTACGCGGACCTCCTCTCGATGAGATCCCCCCAGTGGATAGCCACCCAGATAACCGGACCGTACGCGATAGGGAGCGCCAGGGCCACGGGGCTGGCGGTCCACACGAACAAGGCACCCCTCGGACCCTACAGGGGCGCCGGGAGGCCCGAGGCCGCGTTCTTCATCGAGAGGATGATGGACGAGCTCGCCGACGAGCTGGGCATCGACTCCGTGGAGCTCAGGCTCATGAACCTGCCGCGCGGGAGGTTCACCTCTCCGCTGGGGCTCACCGTGGACCCATCGAGGGAGTTCTTCGAGGAGGGCCTGAGGAGGATGGGCCTGAGGGATCCCGCGGCCCGCGGACGCAACGTGGGGGTCTCGTTCACGATCCTGATACCGGCGGTCTACGGGGGCGAGGGCGCCAGGATTTCCGTAGGCGGCGGTGAGGCCCGCGTGTGGCTCGGCGGGAGCGACCAGGGGCAGCGCCACATCGAGCTGGCCAGGGGCGTGCTTCGCGAGGTGCTCGGGATCCCCGGAGATCGCGTGCGCCTGATGTGCAGCGACACCGTGGAGCTCCCGGAGGGAACCGGCACGTGGGGAAGCAGGTCCGCCATAGCGGCCGGGAACGCGCTCTGGAGGGCCGCCCAGATGATACGCGAGGCCGCGGCCAGGGACGGCAGGAGGACCCCGGAGGAGATCCTGGACGGCAGCTACGACGTGGAGCTCATGGAGGACATAGACCTGGATCCGTCTATGATATCGTTCCTCCTGACGGCGGCGGAGGCCGAGCTCGTCGGGGGAGTGGAGCCCAGGGTCAGGAGGGTCGCCGCGTACTACGACGTGGGCGCCGCGATCTCCGAGGACTCCATCCGCGGCCAGATAACCGGGGGGCTTGCGCAGGCCACATCCGAGGTCCTCTTCGAGGCCCTCATGTACGATGGCCGCGGCATACCGCTGGCCGAGACCATGAGCTCGGTCGGGGTTCCCCACTCGGTCGACCTCCCGGACTTCGAGGTGCACATCGCCTCCTCGGGGAGGTCCACCGCGCCGCACGGTGCGAAGGGCGTCGGGGAGGCCGGCACCGTCGGCGGTCCCCCGGCCATCTCCCGGGCCATCGAGCTGGCCCTCGGCAGGAGGGTGAGCTCCCTCCCGGTCTTCGGCAGGCTCCTCTGA
- a CDS encoding DUF998 domain-containing protein, whose product MDLKRISGYLASIGTLQFLVSMVIAESLYPGYSVHHNYISDLGVGSTAPIFNTSIIIFGILVLISGVLLLRALRMPFTVAMIIAGLGAAGVGLFPEGSPYSLHTIFSLITFLFGGVTAIFSYRVQPRALAVVSAVMGITALVALVLYVDEYYAGLGPGGMERMIAYPVLFWALMFGGYLVGWSNSRAR is encoded by the coding sequence GTGGATCTCAAGAGGATCTCCGGCTACCTCGCGTCCATCGGGACGCTGCAGTTCCTCGTCTCCATGGTGATCGCCGAGTCCCTGTACCCGGGTTACAGCGTCCATCACAACTACATAAGCGACCTGGGGGTCGGGTCCACGGCGCCGATCTTCAACACATCGATAATCATCTTCGGGATCCTGGTGCTGATCTCGGGGGTACTCCTCCTGAGGGCCCTGAGGATGCCCTTCACCGTCGCGATGATCATAGCCGGGCTGGGTGCGGCCGGCGTGGGCCTCTTCCCGGAGGGCTCCCCCTACTCCCTCCACACGATATTCTCGCTGATCACTTTCCTCTTCGGGGGCGTCACCGCAATTTTCTCCTACAGGGTTCAGCCGCGTGCCCTCGCGGTGGTCTCGGCCGTCATGGGCATCACCGCGCTGGTGGCCCTGGTGCTGTACGTCGACGAGTACTACGCGGGCCTGGGGCCCGGCGGAATGGAGCGCATGATAGCCTATCCGGTGCTCTTCTGGGCCCTGATGTTCGGGGGATACCTCGTCGGGTGGAGCAATTCGCGCGCCAGGTGA
- a CDS encoding DUF1634 domain-containing protein, whose amino-acid sequence MSEAEAKAELDMDYLIGMALRYGVILSVALLIIGIALLARDGAGAGEVLGAGSPLNTSVIQVPAILSGIPSLNPLSFIVLGLVVLIATPVLRVVLGIISFARERDRLYVFITSIVLMNLLLAIFLIPMIVHL is encoded by the coding sequence ATGAGCGAGGCGGAGGCGAAGGCGGAGTTGGACATGGACTACCTGATAGGGATGGCGCTGAGGTACGGCGTCATTCTCAGCGTGGCGCTCCTGATCATCGGGATAGCGCTGCTCGCGAGGGACGGCGCGGGCGCGGGCGAGGTCCTGGGCGCCGGCTCCCCCCTCAACACGTCAGTGATACAGGTCCCAGCTATACTCTCGGGGATCCCCTCGCTGAACCCCCTCTCGTTCATAGTGCTGGGGCTGGTGGTCCTGATAGCGACGCCGGTGCTCCGGGTCGTGCTCGGGATAATCTCGTTCGCCAGGGAGCGGGACAGGCTCTACGTCTTCATAACGTCGATAGTGCTCATGAACCTGTTGCTGGCAATATTCCTGATACCGATGATCGTGCACCTCTAG